AAATCGACCTCAAGGGCTCTTTTGGCGACTTGGCTGCTTCAGCTTTTGGGGGCTGCATCTACTATCAAAATTTTGACCATACTTGGTTGAAGGAAAGAGTCAAGCATGAAGGAATGAAAGTCCTAGACCTCATCCAGATGCACTGGGATGGTCTCATGATCGAACCCCTGACTCTATCTCCCGATTGGAAGCTCCATGTGGCCTGGACCGAAAAACCGAGTTCTACCGAAGCCATGCTATCGGGTAAGTCAACAAGAAAAACAGACAAGCATGAGTTTTCACTTAGCGAACGCCATTTCCGCTACGCCAGTCAACAATGCGTGATTCTAATCCGCCAAGCCATTATCGACCAAGATTACTTTGTTTTTACTAAGGCCTTAACTTATAACAGTCATTTATTGTATAACTATACCAAACACCGGCAAAAACCTTACTTAACCACCGATTTAAGGGCAGCTATTGATTTGGCCCGAGCTGCCGGAGGAACGAGTAAGGTTTCCGGAGCAGGTGGCGGGGATTGTGCCATTGCCTTTAGCGATGAAACAGCCATTGGAGAACAGATTGATCAAGCTTGGCATGAAGCCGGTATCCACCCACTCGACTTGGGACTGTGCCCTAGCTTCCTCCAATAAATCAACCACTTTTCACAAGCAAGTGCCATTACCTATTTAATCTTAAGTTAAAAGGAGAATTCCATGAAGAATCGTAAAGATGACCACATTAAGCTTGCCGATTGGCAGTATGCTCAAAGCGCTACCGATTTCGATGCCATCCGCTTTGTCCACCATTCCCTGCCCCATATTGACGCTGACCAAGTCCAACTCAATACCCAGCTCTTCGGTCAAGAATTCCCCTTTCCTTTCTTTATAAACGCCATGACTGGAGGCAGTGAATGGACCAAGGCCATTAATGAAAAATTCGCCACCGTGGCCCGGGAAACTGGCCTGATGATGGCAACGGGGTCAGTCTCCCAAGCCATAAAAGACCCCGACACAGCCGATAGTTTCCAAATTGTCCGCCAAAGCAATCCCAAGGGCTTCATTATCGCTAACATTGGCATGAATCATGGCCTAGCTGGAGCCAAACAAGCTCTAGAAATCACGGATGCCGACGCCCTTGCAATTCATTTAAATACGCCCCAGGAGCTGGCCATGCCAGAAGGCGACCGTCATTTTAAAGCCGTTAAGGATAATATCCAAGCCATTGTAGAGGGGGTTGACCGCCCTGTCATGGTCAAGGAGGTTGGCTTTGGCATGAGTCGTGAAACGATTGAAGAACTCCTCTCACTTGGTGTCAAGACGGTGGATGTCAGTGGCCAAGGAGGGACCAACTTCATCGCTATCGAGAACGAGCGCCGCAGTCTTAAAGATATGGACTATCTGACACAATGGGGGCAAAGTACCGCAATCTCCTTACTTGAAGCCCAAAGTTTAAAAGAACAAGTCGATGTCATCGCTTCTGGTGGAGTTAAAACGCCACTCCATGTGGCCCTGTCCTTAGCCTTAGGGGCTAAGGCCGTTGGGATGAGTGGGCAATTTCTCCACCTGGTCCTCAATCACGGCGTTCAAGAAACCATTGATTGGGTAGAAGAATTCAAGAACCAAGTTCGTATGCTCATGGTCTTAAACAATAGCCAAACTCTTAGCGACTTAGAAAAGACCGACTTAATTATTTCCGGACCAGTAAGAGACTGGTGCCTAGCCCGTCAGATCCCCTACCAAGACTTTAGCCACCGTTCCCGCTAATAGACTTCTTACCTAATCGCTCCCTAGCCTCATGGTTAGGGCTTTTTTGTTCTATTGACGTTTAATAGCCCAGTCTAGCGATCAGTAATGATTGGTAATTTATTTCCAGCTTTTGAAGGGGTTAGCTTTGCAGAAGAGGCATTATGCGTTATAATAGTATTAGCTACTTGCTAACAAAAAGTAAGTGACAATTAGCTTTCTATCCACAGCTTAAGGAGGAATTTTAAAATGGTTTATAATAATATTTCTGAAGCAATTGGTAATACACCAATTATTAAATTAGCACATGAGGACAAAGATTCTGCTGATATTTATGTCAAGTTAGAATCCCGTAACCCAGGGGGCTCAGTCAAAGACCGCCCCGTTAAATACATTCTTAAGAGCTTACTCGACAGTGGCGAATTAGAAAAAGGCGGAACAATTGTTGAATCCACTTCAGGCAATACCGGGGTTGCTCTTTCTATGTTAGGTGCCGCTTTTGGTCTCCATGTGATTATCGTGATGCCAGAAACCATGTCGGTTGAACGTCGTAACTTGATCCAAGCTTACGGAGCTGAACTGGTCTTAACCCCAGGCTCTGAAGGCATGAAAGGTGCCGGCGAAAAGGCAGCAGAAATTGCTAGAGAAAAGAACGCTCCAATCTTTGGCCAATTTGTCCGCCACGAAAACGTTCAAGCCCATGAAGAAACCACTGCTAAAGAAATCTTAGCCGACTTAGACCAAGTGGATGGCTTCGTGGCTGGTATTGGTACTGGTGGTACCGTAACAGGTGTCGGTAAAACCTTAAAGGCCCATGACAAAAACACTGTAGTTTGGGGTGTTGAACCAGAAGGCTCCCCACTATTAAACGAAGGTAAAGCTGGATCACACAAGATTCAAGGGATTGGGGCTAACTTCATTCCTAAGATCTTAGACCAAAATGTCCTCGACAAAGTGGACATCATCTCCAACGAAGACGCTATCCAAGGTGCTGTTCATTTAGCTCATGAATACGGTATCCTAGCTGGCTTCTCTTCAGGTGGTAACTATGTTTCCGCAAAACGTCTCGCTAAAGAACTTGGCCCTGGCAAACATGTCGTGACTGTCCTTCCAGATACAGGAGAACGTTACCTCTCTACCGGAGCATTCTCAAATGACGGAGAATAAGGCAAGCGGTCAAGATCAGCTTCCCTCTGACATGGGAAAAAAAACCATCAAAATTCAATCACGAACTGTTCCTGGCATGTCTCTCTCCTCACTCACAAGAGATACCCTAGAATCGATGGAAGATAATGAAGACAAGTGGATCCGCTTAGCCAAGATCATCTATGATAATGACCCAGCGGCCCACTCCTGGCAGGAAGTCTATGACCTCTACCCCAGTATTAAGGCGCTCCGTGCCCATGAACAAGCCCACTATTATTACAATAATGGGGACTACTACTTGGCCCGGCAACTGGCTGAAGAATCGCGGCGGGAAACCGGGATTGAAATTCATCCAGGAGCTCAACTTAGTGATACGGTCTTTATTGACCATGGCATGGGTGTGGTCATTGGTGAAACCGCTGTGATTAGTGATAACGTCAAGCTCTTCCACGGCGTCACCCTAGGCGGTGTCGGTAGGGAAAAAGGCTGCAAACGCCACCCTACTATCCAAGACCATGTTGAAATTGGGGCAGGTGCCAAACTATTAGGTAATATTACCATTGGCCACCATAGTAAAATTGGGGCTAATGCGGTTGTCCTAGAAGACGTGCCGCCCTATGCGACGGCAGTCGGTATGCCGGCTCGGATTATCCTCCATGATAAAAACTGGAACCGTATTGGTGACTATGTCATCTAATTAAAGCATTCAAACAGCTTATCTTGTCATGAATCACTCCCCTAACTAAGACATCGTTTCATGGCTGATAAGCTGTTTTATTTATGCATGCTTAAGGGGAAGCGCTTATATCCTCTTAGAAAAAACTTATGTTAAAATAGGGATCATTATCAAAATTTGTAGAAAGGAATGTGGGCATTTTGACTGTTGGACTTGTTCTTGAAGGTGGCGGTATGCGGGCCTTATTTTCCGCTGGGGTATTGGATGTTTTTCTATCGGAAGGAATCCAGGTTGACCAGATTGTTGGAGTATCGGCAGGAGCTCTCTATGGAGTCAATTACCCCTCCCAGCAAAGTGGTCGGGCCCTACGTTATAACAAGAAATATATCAAAGATAAGCGCTATATCAGCCTAAGTAACTGGGTAAAAACTGGAAATATGGTATCGACCGATTTTGCCTACCACCAAGTCCCCTTTGAACTCGATCCCTTTGACGAGGAGACCTATGAAGCCAGTCTCAGCGATTTTTATGCGGTGGCTACCAATGTTGAAAGCGGTCAGGCAGAATATTTACTAATTGA
This genomic stretch from Aerococcus mictus harbors:
- a CDS encoding phosphomevalonate kinase, producing the protein METIISKRPGKLYLAGEYAIVHSFQGALLVAVDTYVTVELRPLDQTQSRLSTNQAQETFIWTVSNDGEISGIPKQFLLVKTLIQTAYQYLQESGRVEDSFKSIDLKISSDLDSPDGKKYGLGSSAAVSMAILEAILKFYQVDQDHSKKAFAYLLYQLGAIAQIKIDLKGSFGDLAASAFGGCIYYQNFDHTWLKERVKHEGMKVLDLIQMHWDGLMIEPLTLSPDWKLHVAWTEKPSSTEAMLSGKSTRKTDKHEFSLSERHFRYASQQCVILIRQAIIDQDYFVFTKALTYNSHLLYNYTKHRQKPYLTTDLRAAIDLARAAGGTSKVSGAGGGDCAIAFSDETAIGEQIDQAWHEAGIHPLDLGLCPSFLQ
- the fni gene encoding type 2 isopentenyl-diphosphate Delta-isomerase, with the translated sequence MKNRKDDHIKLADWQYAQSATDFDAIRFVHHSLPHIDADQVQLNTQLFGQEFPFPFFINAMTGGSEWTKAINEKFATVARETGLMMATGSVSQAIKDPDTADSFQIVRQSNPKGFIIANIGMNHGLAGAKQALEITDADALAIHLNTPQELAMPEGDRHFKAVKDNIQAIVEGVDRPVMVKEVGFGMSRETIEELLSLGVKTVDVSGQGGTNFIAIENERRSLKDMDYLTQWGQSTAISLLEAQSLKEQVDVIASGGVKTPLHVALSLALGAKAVGMSGQFLHLVLNHGVQETIDWVEEFKNQVRMLMVLNNSQTLSDLEKTDLIISGPVRDWCLARQIPYQDFSHRSR
- the cysK gene encoding cysteine synthase A, with protein sequence MVYNNISEAIGNTPIIKLAHEDKDSADIYVKLESRNPGGSVKDRPVKYILKSLLDSGELEKGGTIVESTSGNTGVALSMLGAAFGLHVIIVMPETMSVERRNLIQAYGAELVLTPGSEGMKGAGEKAAEIAREKNAPIFGQFVRHENVQAHEETTAKEILADLDQVDGFVAGIGTGGTVTGVGKTLKAHDKNTVVWGVEPEGSPLLNEGKAGSHKIQGIGANFIPKILDQNVLDKVDIISNEDAIQGAVHLAHEYGILAGFSSGGNYVSAKRLAKELGPGKHVVTVLPDTGERYLSTGAFSNDGE
- the epsC gene encoding serine O-acetyltransferase EpsC, with the protein product MEDNEDKWIRLAKIIYDNDPAAHSWQEVYDLYPSIKALRAHEQAHYYYNNGDYYLARQLAEESRRETGIEIHPGAQLSDTVFIDHGMGVVIGETAVISDNVKLFHGVTLGGVGREKGCKRHPTIQDHVEIGAGAKLLGNITIGHHSKIGANAVVLEDVPPYATAVGMPARIILHDKNWNRIGDYVI